The Haloprofundus salinisoli genome includes a region encoding these proteins:
- a CDS encoding neutral/alkaline non-lysosomal ceramidase N-terminal domain-containing protein encodes MTFTPSTLPHEAQLSAGSATEDITPTEAVPMSGYGAREGLFESVHDPLMATSVVLSDGATTVAIVSADLLNVSRELTTAVRSQLTNEGVELDELLLAASHTHAGPYIPARALDATRSLRVETDVSESLTTITQQFVNVIVRAHSRLEPAQIRVGQASEREVPNNRRASGGVSGNVRVPYGPVDSDVTVVLVETATGEETVIYNFACHPVCTTPDEYALSADWPGYTRQRIESERDGMRVLFLNGAAGDINPAGSMERRTGKEVYEYMEQVGTRVGETVLEAIADAEASEAISTAPIYTDDLNVRFPVKTTPPRERLEARLEALDSQLRQLERDGDETGRTKLGWDRRYVTDLLAIADWDARCLPNRLPYIEVGDSGLLGMPGEVLTQHGLDFKSRARVDTLLPAGYVNDYVGYIPTLADLENVGYEVRTMKIAPEAIGEFREASLDLIQ; translated from the coding sequence ATGACGTTTACACCATCAACGCTTCCGCACGAGGCACAACTCTCTGCGGGGAGTGCTACAGAGGATATCACACCGACCGAAGCAGTACCAATGAGTGGATATGGCGCGCGTGAGGGGCTTTTTGAGAGTGTCCACGACCCATTGATGGCTACTTCGGTTGTACTATCCGACGGTGCGACGACTGTCGCTATTGTCTCAGCAGACCTTCTCAACGTGTCACGTGAACTCACCACCGCGGTCCGCTCTCAGCTCACCAACGAGGGCGTCGAACTCGATGAACTCCTACTGGCGGCGAGCCACACCCATGCAGGACCGTACATCCCGGCGCGAGCACTTGATGCGACTCGCTCGCTCCGTGTCGAAACGGACGTCTCTGAGTCACTGACAACGATCACTCAGCAGTTCGTCAATGTGATTGTTCGCGCTCACAGCCGCCTCGAACCAGCGCAGATTCGCGTCGGGCAAGCGAGTGAGAGAGAGGTTCCAAACAACCGCCGCGCGTCCGGCGGTGTCAGTGGCAACGTCCGCGTCCCGTACGGACCGGTTGATTCGGATGTGACAGTGGTCCTCGTTGAGACAGCGACTGGCGAAGAAACGGTGATCTATAACTTTGCGTGCCATCCAGTCTGTACGACACCCGATGAGTACGCGCTCTCTGCAGACTGGCCGGGATATACACGACAACGAATTGAATCTGAGCGTGATGGGATGCGAGTGCTGTTTCTAAACGGTGCGGCGGGCGACATCAACCCTGCAGGAAGTATGGAGAGACGCACTGGAAAAGAAGTGTATGAATATATGGAACAGGTTGGCACACGTGTCGGCGAGACTGTTCTCGAAGCGATCGCAGACGCCGAAGCCTCGGAGGCGATTTCGACCGCACCCATCTATACTGACGATCTCAATGTTCGCTTCCCAGTGAAAACAACACCACCTCGGGAACGTCTCGAAGCCCGACTTGAGGCACTCGACAGTCAGCTTCGGCAATTAGAACGTGACGGAGACGAAACTGGGCGGACGAAACTCGGTTGGGATCGGCGCTACGTCACCGACTTGCTCGCTATCGCCGACTGGGATGCGCGCTGTCTTCCGAACCGACTTCCCTACATCGAAGTTGGAGATAGCGGACTGCTTGGTATGCCAGGTGAAGTCCTTACCCAACATGGCCTTGATTTCAAATCACGAGCGCGCGTCGACACCCTACTGCCTGCAGGATACGTCAACGACTACGTTGGCTACATCCCAACACTCGCCGACCTCGAAAACGTTGGTTACGAAGTTCGGACAATGAAAATCGCCCCAGAAGCCATCGGCGAGTTCCGCGAAGCTTCTCTCGACCTGATTCAATAG
- a CDS encoding ABC transporter ATP-binding protein, whose translation MSLQENQTDINVSDPILEIRNLSVSFGMDRGESVVLDDVSFDIEREEILGIVGESGSGKSMFASALLDAVVSPGVTTGEITYYPKKGQPVDLLNLDSDELRSIRWEEISMVFQGAMSSWNPTMSIGAHFVETLKAHHMPVDEGMDRAYELLSDLYLDPERVLESHPHELSGGMKQRALIALAMVLEPRVLVMDEPTAALDLLMQRSIIKLLKEVQEKYEITLIFITHDLPLVAELADRLAVMYAFEFIEVGPTEEILHRGAHPYTRSLLNATPNLAAAVDEMRPIEGSSPDPVDQPTGCSYHPRCPLATDECVETEPPFRTVDDDHQAACYHWEQSEDAIPISGAEGRQQ comes from the coding sequence ATGAGCCTACAAGAAAATCAAACAGACATCAACGTGAGCGACCCGATCCTCGAAATCCGGAACCTGAGCGTTTCATTTGGAATGGACCGGGGAGAATCGGTAGTACTCGACGACGTGAGTTTCGACATCGAACGAGAGGAGATACTCGGAATCGTCGGCGAGAGCGGATCCGGAAAATCAATGTTCGCCTCAGCATTGCTTGATGCTGTCGTCAGTCCTGGCGTGACAACCGGCGAGATAACGTACTACCCGAAGAAAGGCCAGCCAGTCGACTTACTCAATTTAGATAGCGACGAACTCCGCTCGATTCGCTGGGAAGAGATTTCGATGGTGTTCCAGGGTGCAATGAGTTCCTGGAATCCGACGATGAGTATCGGGGCTCACTTCGTGGAGACACTCAAGGCCCACCACATGCCGGTCGATGAAGGCATGGACCGCGCATACGAGCTCCTCTCTGATCTCTATCTTGACCCCGAGCGCGTCCTCGAATCACATCCACACGAACTCTCAGGTGGGATGAAGCAACGGGCACTCATCGCCCTTGCGATGGTACTTGAGCCGCGTGTACTCGTAATGGACGAACCAACCGCTGCTCTCGACTTGTTGATGCAGCGTTCGATCATCAAGCTCCTCAAGGAAGTCCAAGAGAAGTACGAAATAACACTCATCTTCATCACGCACGACCTCCCACTTGTTGCGGAACTCGCCGATAGACTTGCCGTGATGTACGCCTTCGAATTCATCGAAGTCGGTCCGACCGAGGAGATACTTCATCGAGGTGCCCATCCGTACACTCGTTCGCTGCTCAACGCAACACCAAACCTTGCAGCAGCAGTCGACGAAATGCGTCCTATCGAAGGTTCAAGTCCTGACCCTGTCGACCAGCCGACCGGTTGTTCGTATCACCCACGTTGTCCGCTCGCTACCGACGAGTGTGTTGAGACAGAACCGCCGTTCCGAACCGTTGACGATGACCACCAGGCTGCCTGCTACCACTGGGAACAGTCCGAAGATGCAATCCCGATAAGCGGTGCGGAGGGGAGACAACAATGA
- a CDS encoding Gfo/Idh/MocA family protein, translated as MTTSVRLGILSTAHLHADVYAPLLSELDGVEFVGIAGNDTERGQQFAVEHETSYESIDTLLDLADGVIICSSNADHHWWAERAAKAGVDVLSEKPLGRSVDEARAVVDTCTDAGVTLGVAMPLRFSRPVQEAKSELDAGRVGDIQAVSGTNRGKMPGDWFVDPEQSGGGAVMDHTVHIVDLVHWLTDERVAEVYAETATRFYDLPVEDINLLSMTLTDGTQFSLDGSWSRPENADRWGDATVEFFGTDANVAVDCFAQSFRHIDDRDESAGIHSVFWGDNANKGMLADFADAVREGHTPQTTGQEGVDAVAVTEAAYESAERGEAVKVNYK; from the coding sequence ATGACTACGTCTGTTCGTCTCGGTATCCTCTCGACAGCGCATCTCCACGCGGACGTCTATGCGCCACTGCTTTCAGAGTTAGACGGCGTCGAGTTTGTCGGTATTGCTGGCAATGATACCGAGCGAGGACAGCAATTTGCGGTCGAACACGAAACGAGCTACGAAAGTATCGACACATTGCTCGATCTGGCTGACGGGGTTATTATCTGTTCGTCGAACGCTGACCACCACTGGTGGGCTGAGCGTGCCGCCAAAGCAGGTGTCGATGTGCTTTCGGAGAAACCACTCGGTCGATCCGTCGATGAGGCCCGTGCTGTGGTCGACACCTGTACAGATGCAGGCGTCACACTCGGCGTGGCGATGCCCCTTCGGTTTAGCCGTCCTGTCCAGGAAGCAAAGTCCGAGCTAGATGCTGGAAGAGTCGGGGACATCCAAGCGGTTTCGGGAACGAACCGTGGGAAGATGCCGGGAGACTGGTTCGTCGACCCCGAGCAATCTGGCGGCGGTGCTGTGATGGACCACACCGTTCACATTGTCGACCTCGTCCACTGGTTGACCGACGAACGCGTTGCAGAAGTATACGCTGAGACAGCGACACGCTTCTATGACCTGCCGGTTGAAGATATCAATCTACTTTCGATGACGCTCACCGACGGAACGCAGTTTTCACTCGATGGTTCATGGAGTCGCCCAGAGAATGCTGACAGATGGGGTGACGCAACTGTCGAATTCTTCGGTACCGACGCGAACGTTGCCGTTGACTGCTTTGCACAGTCATTTAGACATATCGACGATAGAGACGAAAGCGCTGGAATTCATTCTGTGTTCTGGGGTGATAACGCCAATAAGGGCATGCTCGCGGACTTTGCGGACGCTGTTCGGGAGGGTCATACCCCCCAGACGACAGGTCAAGAGGGAGTCGACGCTGTTGCCGTTACGGAAGCTGCCTACGAATCCGCCGAGCGAGGTGAAGCTGTCAAAGTCAACTACAAGTAG
- a CDS encoding ABC transporter ATP-binding protein: MSAKGEPLLKLEDVEVHFENGGGLLNMFSDSETVYAVDGVSLEIPEKQVIALVGESGCGKTTLGKTAIGLQRPTGGRVTYRGQDIWDAKDKKGDVEIPYTDIRRSLQIIHQDPGSSLNPNVKVMKSLTAPLRKWQPGLSKDDRQARVLGMLETVGMSPPHDYAGRYPHQLSGGEKQRVALIRALLMNPDLILADEAISALDVSLRIDMMDLFLQLRDEFNTSFVSVSHDLSNARYLAEKADGLIGVMYLGKLVEIGPAEQIIEDPRHPYTQALRWATPDLYPDEMDDELPMRKIDIPDPKNPPTGCRFHTRCPYAREVCVESIPEPQRISNEHLAACYRENNTHPYWSSPELEDEAELQTPGRN, encoded by the coding sequence ATGAGCGCAAAAGGCGAGCCGTTGTTGAAACTCGAAGATGTTGAGGTCCACTTCGAGAACGGCGGCGGGTTGCTCAACATGTTTAGCGACTCTGAGACAGTCTATGCAGTCGATGGTGTCTCACTGGAGATTCCTGAAAAGCAAGTCATCGCACTCGTCGGCGAGTCTGGGTGTGGAAAGACAACGCTTGGAAAAACAGCGATCGGCCTGCAACGTCCAACTGGCGGCCGAGTAACGTACCGTGGACAAGATATCTGGGACGCGAAAGATAAGAAAGGCGACGTCGAGATTCCCTACACAGATATCCGACGTTCGCTCCAGATTATCCATCAGGACCCAGGGAGTTCGCTCAATCCGAACGTGAAGGTGATGAAGTCACTCACCGCACCGCTTAGAAAGTGGCAACCCGGCCTTTCAAAGGACGACCGGCAAGCAAGGGTCCTTGGTATGCTTGAGACTGTTGGAATGTCTCCACCACACGACTACGCTGGCCGATATCCCCACCAACTCTCTGGCGGCGAGAAACAGCGTGTCGCGTTGATTCGTGCGCTGTTGATGAATCCAGACCTCATCCTTGCCGACGAGGCCATCTCGGCACTTGACGTTTCACTGCGTATCGACATGATGGACCTCTTCTTGCAGTTGCGCGATGAGTTCAACACCTCGTTCGTTTCAGTGTCGCACGACCTTTCGAATGCACGGTATCTTGCCGAAAAGGCCGACGGACTCATCGGCGTGATGTACCTCGGCAAACTCGTCGAAATCGGTCCAGCAGAACAAATTATCGAAGACCCACGTCACCCGTACACGCAGGCACTTCGATGGGCGACCCCAGACCTTTATCCCGATGAAATGGACGACGAACTGCCAATGCGAAAAATCGACATTCCCGACCCGAAAAATCCGCCGACCGGCTGTCGATTCCACACCCGCTGCCCATATGCTCGAGAAGTCTGTGTTGAGTCAATTCCCGAGCCACAACGCATCAGCAATGAGCATCTGGCAGCGTGCTACCGCGAGAACAACACTCATCCCTACTGGAGCAGCCCCGAACTCGAAGACGAAGCAGAACTGCAGACGCCCGGCCGTAACTGA
- a CDS encoding DegT/DnrJ/EryC1/StrS family aminotransferase produces MAKLALNGGSMAAADLEIPRWPQCTEQSRENVLDALESERWCRVTDGANWVDRFEAEFAEYHDAEHAIAVSNGTTAIELSLRACGLKPGDEVLVPAYTFIATASAVACMGGVPRFVDVDPETYNMDPESVRENITDRTVGLVGVHFAGYPMDMDELTAIADEHGLFLIEDSAHAQGSEWRGQKVGTFGEFGTFSFQQSKSLPAGEGGIVVTDDELLAEEARQVHNIGRAVGEPGYKHYMLSSNYRLSEFQGALLSAQLEKLPEENERRRRNEKVLISALSDIDGISTKPEDDRITARGYCIFNFRYDEEAFGGVSRDRFIEALNAEGVPARTGYELPLYKQPAFSREQLSALVPPGTDLPVYRHMHLPGVEEVRRTNVTLSHNVLLAGEDGVRTIARAVDKIHEHADELRD; encoded by the coding sequence ATGGCAAAACTAGCACTCAACGGCGGGTCCATGGCGGCAGCCGACTTGGAGATCCCGCGCTGGCCACAGTGTACAGAACAGAGCCGCGAGAACGTTCTCGATGCGCTTGAATCAGAGCGATGGTGCCGGGTTACTGACGGCGCGAACTGGGTTGACCGCTTCGAGGCGGAGTTCGCTGAATACCACGACGCCGAACACGCAATTGCGGTCTCAAATGGTACCACCGCCATTGAACTATCGCTGCGCGCATGTGGACTCAAGCCCGGCGACGAAGTGTTGGTCCCCGCCTACACCTTCATCGCAACAGCAAGCGCCGTCGCCTGTATGGGTGGTGTCCCTCGATTCGTCGACGTCGACCCAGAGACCTACAACATGGACCCCGAGTCGGTGCGAGAGAACATCACCGATCGGACCGTCGGTCTCGTCGGTGTCCATTTCGCAGGCTATCCAATGGATATGGATGAACTCACTGCCATCGCTGATGAGCACGGGCTGTTCCTCATTGAAGACTCAGCACACGCACAGGGTTCAGAGTGGCGAGGACAGAAGGTAGGTACGTTCGGCGAGTTCGGGACGTTCTCATTCCAGCAGTCGAAGTCACTGCCAGCGGGTGAGGGTGGTATCGTTGTCACAGACGATGAGCTACTTGCCGAAGAAGCCAGACAGGTCCACAACATCGGCCGAGCGGTTGGTGAGCCAGGATACAAACATTACATGCTGTCTTCGAACTACCGGCTCTCAGAGTTTCAGGGAGCGTTGCTCAGCGCACAATTAGAGAAACTCCCTGAAGAAAACGAGCGACGTCGACGAAACGAGAAGGTCTTGATCAGTGCGCTTTCGGATATCGACGGTATCTCGACGAAGCCCGAGGACGACCGTATCACGGCGCGGGGGTACTGTATCTTCAACTTCCGGTATGATGAAGAGGCATTCGGCGGTGTCTCCCGGGACCGATTCATTGAGGCGCTCAATGCAGAAGGTGTTCCGGCACGAACTGGCTATGAGCTTCCGTTGTACAAGCAACCCGCATTTTCGCGTGAGCAACTGAGTGCGCTGGTGCCGCCAGGTACTGACCTGCCAGTATACCGCCACATGCATCTCCCTGGTGTCGAAGAGGTTCGACGGACGAACGTGACGCTTTCACACAACGTGCTGCTCGCAGGCGAGGACGGCGTCCGAACCATCGCTCGTGCAGTGGACAAAATTCACGAACACGCAGACGAGCTTCGCGACTGA
- a CDS encoding DUF7577 domain-containing protein, translating into MHEPEETSQLPPQFRSYRSQQTDGKPTSTAEFTVSENETRCSNCGAVDESDYKFCGKCGEKLRSVNT; encoded by the coding sequence ATGCATGAGCCTGAAGAGACGTCTCAACTTCCACCGCAGTTTCGATCCTACAGATCTCAACAGACCGACGGAAAACCGACGTCTACTGCTGAGTTCACCGTCTCCGAGAACGAGACTCGCTGTTCGAACTGCGGTGCCGTCGACGAGAGCGACTACAAATTCTGTGGGAAGTGTGGTGAGAAACTGAGGAGCGTAAACACTTAA
- a CDS encoding aspartate aminotransferase family protein — translation MVRSLQSHTDDRPLKQSRELTERASKVIPGATQTASKGPTQFVQGVSPTHIQRAQGSHVWDADGSEYIDCVMALGPVLLGHNYPAVTEAVTEQLTDGTMYTMEHPLHVEVAELLTEVIPCAEMVRFAKNGNDVTTLAAKVARAHTDRNVIATQGYHGWTDVWMGDHPNLNRGVPEAVGKHTERFEYNDIESLERIFDENPGDVAAIVTTPVNLDAPEDDFLEQLREIADREGAVLVFDEILTGFRFSLGGAQQYFGVEPDLACFAKGMANGYPISALVGRSDVMSTISDSDFVYSMTYAGEALSLAATKAAIEVQQRENVHEHIFEQGSKLVEGYDELASEYGLEGVTGVNGFSPRFKMWFRDEDGNADRLAKSLFMQEAHKRGVLFTDGHLPSYSHSDEDVEIMLSVYRDCMEILADAVKEDAVEDYLEGEPVGATLRERTGEDRS, via the coding sequence ATGGTACGGAGTTTGCAGTCTCACACAGACGATAGGCCGCTTAAGCAGTCACGTGAACTCACCGAGCGAGCATCGAAGGTAATCCCTGGTGCAACACAGACTGCAAGTAAAGGCCCGACGCAGTTCGTTCAAGGCGTTTCTCCTACTCACATCCAACGTGCACAAGGCAGCCATGTATGGGATGCTGATGGCAGCGAGTACATCGACTGCGTGATGGCGCTCGGTCCCGTCCTTCTCGGTCACAATTACCCGGCTGTAACTGAAGCCGTCACCGAGCAACTCACCGATGGCACGATGTACACGATGGAGCATCCACTCCACGTCGAAGTCGCAGAATTATTGACCGAAGTTATTCCGTGTGCCGAGATGGTGCGCTTCGCTAAGAACGGCAACGACGTTACGACACTCGCCGCAAAAGTAGCGCGAGCACACACCGATCGCAACGTCATCGCAACGCAAGGGTACCACGGATGGACAGATGTCTGGATGGGTGATCACCCGAACCTCAACAGGGGTGTCCCCGAAGCCGTTGGGAAACACACCGAGCGCTTTGAGTACAACGACATTGAGAGCCTCGAACGGATCTTCGATGAGAACCCCGGCGATGTCGCGGCTATCGTGACGACGCCCGTGAATCTCGATGCACCCGAAGATGACTTCCTCGAACAGTTACGTGAGATTGCTGACCGTGAAGGTGCAGTGCTCGTCTTCGACGAGATACTCACCGGCTTTCGGTTCTCTCTCGGCGGTGCACAGCAGTACTTCGGCGTCGAACCGGATCTAGCGTGCTTTGCAAAGGGCATGGCCAACGGCTACCCAATCTCGGCACTCGTCGGTCGAAGCGATGTCATGAGTACGATTTCGGACAGTGACTTCGTGTACTCGATGACGTACGCAGGAGAAGCGCTCTCGCTTGCAGCGACGAAGGCAGCAATCGAGGTTCAACAGCGCGAAAACGTTCACGAACACATCTTCGAGCAGGGGAGCAAACTCGTCGAAGGGTATGATGAGCTTGCCTCTGAGTACGGACTTGAGGGCGTGACTGGTGTCAACGGCTTCTCGCCACGATTCAAGATGTGGTTCCGCGACGAAGACGGCAACGCAGATCGTCTGGCGAAGAGTCTGTTCATGCAGGAAGCTCACAAACGAGGCGTCCTCTTCACTGACGGACACCTTCCGTCTTACAGTCACAGCGATGAGGACGTCGAAATCATGCTCTCGGTCTACCGAGATTGTATGGAGATTTTGGCTGACGCAGTCAAAGAAGACGCCGTCGAAGATTACCTTGAAGGAGAACCGGTGGGGGCAACGCTACGAGAGCGAACTGGCGAAGATCGCTCCTGA
- a CDS encoding Gfo/Idh/MocA family protein, with product MVRIGIVGSGFMAETHVDALNRIDQAEIVGIASPNTATTFIDEQDLDAKPYTSTEKMLDDAALDIVDVCSPTPTHRSVVEAAAARGLDVFCEKPLADTLVDAQAIADVVDETGISCMVGHVVCFFQQYEQIKQVVDNGGIGTPGVARARRLSEFPAWGHGNWYADRDQSGGALVDFAIHDFYYLRWIFGDIDRVFARSNVWDHGEHAHATLRFENGAVGYVEASWGLPEGQGLTSEHEFAGDNGVVEIDRSAAAVTIRDTDGTKISNPVRANGYQRQFETFLENRETGIEPPATIEDSIEALRISLAAKQSVETGKPVAIEEVDR from the coding sequence ATGGTACGTATCGGCATAGTCGGTAGTGGGTTTATGGCTGAAACCCATGTCGACGCCCTCAACCGTATCGACCAAGCAGAGATCGTCGGTATCGCCTCCCCAAACACCGCCACGACGTTCATCGACGAGCAAGACCTTGACGCAAAACCTTACACGTCGACCGAAAAAATGCTCGATGACGCAGCTCTCGATATCGTCGATGTCTGCTCTCCAACTCCAACACACCGGTCGGTTGTCGAGGCTGCCGCAGCACGCGGCCTTGACGTCTTCTGCGAGAAGCCACTCGCCGACACGCTTGTCGACGCACAGGCGATTGCAGACGTTGTTGACGAGACGGGCATCTCGTGTATGGTTGGCCACGTAGTGTGTTTCTTCCAACAATACGAGCAAATTAAGCAGGTAGTCGACAATGGTGGTATCGGAACTCCAGGTGTCGCTCGTGCCCGACGTCTCTCGGAGTTCCCCGCCTGGGGTCACGGAAACTGGTATGCTGACCGTGATCAAAGTGGTGGCGCACTTGTCGATTTCGCGATTCACGACTTTTATTATCTCCGGTGGATATTCGGTGATATCGACCGCGTATTCGCTCGCAGCAATGTTTGGGACCACGGTGAACACGCACACGCGACACTTCGATTTGAGAATGGTGCAGTCGGCTACGTAGAGGCGTCATGGGGACTGCCCGAAGGACAGGGCCTCACGAGTGAGCACGAGTTTGCAGGCGATAACGGCGTCGTCGAAATCGATCGTAGTGCGGCGGCAGTGACGATTCGCGATACCGATGGGACAAAAATCTCGAACCCAGTACGGGCCAATGGATACCAGCGGCAGTTCGAGACATTCCTGGAAAACCGCGAAACGGGAATCGAACCGCCCGCAACGATCGAAGATTCCATCGAGGCGCTTCGTATCTCACTGGCCGCGAAACAATCTGTCGAGACAGGAAAACCGGTCGCTATCGAGGAGGTAGACAGATGA